One Drosophila santomea strain STO CAGO 1482 chromosome X, Prin_Dsan_1.1, whole genome shotgun sequence DNA segment encodes these proteins:
- the LOC120455045 gene encoding ubiquitin carboxyl-terminal hydrolase MINDY-3 homolog encodes MNDEIVREQSGGEDSSSSVVPKSPTAAASMTLASAALESHTTTTITTASSNPPTSGAGASVSPSSPSASASASALATASASASSGQERQPLQLPLLNATDMRELREIKQLLWGDNVREDVFKRWSQGFEFSKVEPSALVQKQGGPCAVIAPVQAYLLKIIIMDLPGVKLSEIPLDKSQNLLIQALCNILKNCRAPRYRIVHLLRRRGNATEAGSTKERSPVGQAGSAPAGQAAGSSEDVEVAAEATPASVNELSQDLQLDQDMHRELSPDEFHERLHTLHFDDIAAVARYYMENYGQLGHTYGVLLFMYSVFLTKGAELVAADISDTSEPLIHSTYGYGGQSLINLMLTGRAVAHVWDNEQDVGGLKLRGICEQSDIGFITLMEQMRYCTVGSFFKNPRFPVWVMGSDTHLTVLFSNEKRLVSPETPSETGRRIFKSYDPEGNNFISTTMLREVLAALNLVSEPAYVALMQKRLDPENLGIILLNAFMDEFFPLERRSTPDTFELMHYNGIPGSNENNKVRYYCGSAILLEGDLKSICTSNPMVTCLQTKWPNIEINWHDAHMPSMN; translated from the exons ATGAACGACGAAATCGTGCGGGAGCAGAGCGGCGGCGAGGATTCCTCATCCTCCGTCGTACCGAAAAGTCCAACGGCAGCGGCGTCGATGACGTTGGCCTCGGCGGCCTTGGAATCGCACACGACGACCACCATCACAACCGCCAGTAGCAACCCCCCCACCAGTGGAGCAGGTGCATCCGTCTCGCCATCCTCTCCATCTGCATCGGCATCAGCATCGGCATTAGCTACAGCATCAGCATCGGCGTCCAGCGGGCAGGAGAGGCAGCCGTTGCAGCTGCCCCTGCTGAATGCCACCGATATGCGCGAACTGCGCGAAATCAAGCAGTTGCTGTGGGGCGACAATGTGCGCGAAGATGTATTCAAGCGTTGGTCTCAAG GATTCGAGTTTAGTAAAGTGGAACCGTCTGCATTGGTGCAGAAGCAGGGCGGTCCTTGTGCTGTGATAGCGCCGGTGCAGGCGTACTTGCTTAAGATTATTATCATGGACTTGCCAGGCGTCAAGTTGTCGGAG ATTCCCCTGGACAAATCGCAGAACCTGCTGATCCAGGCATTGTGCAACATCCTGAAGAATTGTCGGGCGCCACGCTACCGCATCGTCCATCTCTTGCGCCGTCGTGGAAATGCTACAGAGGCTGGATCAACCAAAGAGCGCTCGCCAGTTGGCCAGGCAGGATCTGCTCCAGCTGGGCAAGCGGCAGGATCTTCCGAAGATGTGGAGGTGGCGGCTGAAGCCACTCCCGCATCGGTCAACGAGTTGTCCCAGGACCTGCAGCTCGATCAGGATATGCACCGCGAACTGTCGCCGGATGAGTTCCACGAGCGCCTGCACACGCTCCACTTTGACGATATCGCCGCCGTGGCCCGCTACTATATGGAGAACTACGGCCAACTGGGGCACACTTACGGCGTGCTGCTGTTCATGTACTCGGTGTTCCTTACCAAGGGCGCGGAGCTGGTCGCGGCCGATATATCGGACACGTCGGAGCCCCTGATACATAGCACGTACGGCTATGGCGGCCAGTCGCTGATTAACCTGATGCTAACTGGGCGAGCGGTCGCCCATGTCTGGGATAATGAGCAGGATGTTGGCGGACTGAAGCTGCGCGGCATCTGTGAGCAGAGCGACATCGGCTTCATAACGCTGATGGAGCAGATGCGTTACTGCACCGTGGGTTCCTTCTTCAAGAACCCACGCTTTCCCGTATGGGTGATGGGGTCCGATACGCATTTAACCG TTCTGTTCAGCAACGAAAAGAGGCTTGTCTCGCCAGAGACGCCCTCGGAAACTGGTCGTCGCATCTTCAAATCCTACGACCCGGAGGGCAACAATTTCATATCGACCACTATGCTGCGCGAAGTTCTCGCCGCCTTGAATCTGGTCAGCGAGCCGGCCTA TGTGGCTCTCATGCAGAAACGTCTTGATCCGGAGAACTTGGGCATTATACTGCTGAATGCGTTCATGGACGAGTTCTTCCCGCTGGAGCGCCGCTCCACGCCGGATACGTTTGAGCTGATGCACTACAACGGCATACCGGGCTCCAATGAGAACAACAAG GTGCGCTACTATTGTGGGTCGGCCATTTTGCTGGAGGGCGATCTGAAGTCGATCTGCACCTCCAACCCGATGGTCACCTGCCTGCAGACCAAGTGGCCAAACATCGAGATAAACTGGCACGACGCCCATATGCCCTCCATGAATTGA
- the LOC120455044 gene encoding fl(2)d-associated complex component, with amino-acid sequence MEKKAKESLRRYKKAARHSATHSSSSDSTSDSDSGSSSYSSTDSEQGVGGGGGGGGVGGPGSAGGPAGSGSVHGHPHPHGHGHHPRSAERHHRKKKSSRRGGSSSGDEPSSSRRKRHKRDHVQKKLVAKRNHIKRKLKEARLKKRAAAALSGHVHRSLSPTTRAKLKKLAERKRLRAASKEQRERDKLRVVQRDRERDHHRLGSSRSPPSSSTTTTTKIRIHQDIVGKRQKSPGLGSGLGGGSSSSSSRMHHQLMSREKIIIQTRARGRTPSLERERERERERERERERERHDLSLRERDRRDRERERAEREAARDKERAEALARCQERQRERERLAREKLRRQEEEEGGKRGGPGRDLDLPPYGSRERSLDTVERERERERGGRHVRDKRELDPYEREQEYLEERHGHGLIDEMRRYRRRDLSPLPEHYAPRMRDPRELYSEEERERAYKRAYLDARYSSREREAWLEARELRERELQGREYRDLETEDTLYPDERERLIRDRERDRERERDRERERNIGPRGDFRPEWEREWEEDGAGGGPGGPSGTPGRPGGFVGGPKRGKPPTHSGGGGPPSQQQHHSASEPDWDADERERERERERERDRERERDREDRPDTGSGGAGGERPSIKNEPAWLEHDQREKPRAWQQQSSNTGGDWRDNDDAPPPPAHPHPASPHHHVHPRGERGSGRGFRRGGHGHGDHGDRPGYRSHPPPLMTLPVQPPGGYSRGFPHKRLPYGAARDGGALGARDGGLPGSSTFLKKHTHAPLVSPTQTPLLNPLINPAKPNAAAQASAVAAATTAVAAAKAAAQSAANATTNPGILAQVSKLNTVCIKQEDASEDSAGTPELGAQDSPTQNLNLNQSLTSEGNPVKQEPIRTSAVEGELSEISDSDDDILNKTDKVRPKSELPTETEQEMDTNAEEVKSEGLHGVAGHPIKGEEVDEVLDFEEISDGELEEDARHKGIGDALGVDWQGLIAETRQQATEAQAAQQGVDRGTSAKQRWQPHRVLLDMGISFGMAGESYARRVMEEARQQLIQEKEQCQQRERERELDGDQEPPAKIASPLLDYREFLASQQQLEPLACVQMGLRSAAVERQRLVGNVCGPGSRALSARQDLRLRRQLCGLPARECEFPRSVPIVGEGLRNLAMQMFQRRLLDVK; translated from the exons ATGGAGAAGAAGGCCAAGGAGTCGCTGCGCCGCTACAAGAAGGCCGCCCGCCACAGTGCGACGCACTCGAGCAGCTCGGACTCCACCTCGGACTCGGACAGCGGGAGCAGCTCGTACAGCAGCACGGACAGCGAGCAGGGCGtgggcggtggcggcggcggtggaggtgTGGGCGGACCTGGTAGCGCCGGTGGACCCGCCGGCAGTGGCAGCGTCCACGGGCATCCACATCCCCACGGCCATGGACATCATCCGCGCTCCGCGGAACGACATCATCGGAAAAAGAAGAGCTCACGGCGCGGCGGCAGCTCGTCCGGAGATGAGCCCTCGTCGTCGCGTCGCAAGCGACACAAACGGGATCATGTGCAAAAGAAGTTGGTGGCCAAGCGGAATCACATCAAACGGAAGCTGAAGGAGGCGCGTCTGAAGAAACGCGCTGCCGCCGCCCTCAGTGGTCACGTCCATCGCTCCCTGTCGCCGACTACGCGGGCCAAGCTGAAGAAGCTGGCCGAGCGGAAACGGCTACGGGCCGCCAGCAAGGAGCAACGGGAGCGGGACAAGCTGCGTGTCGTCCAACGGGACAGGGAACGAGACCATCATCGATtgggcagcagcagaagtCCGCCGAGCAGCAGcacgaccaccaccaccaaaaTTCGCATCCACCAGGACATCGTGGGAAAGCGGCAAAAGAGTCCAG GCTTAGGTTCTGGTCTTGgaggcggcagcagcagctcatccTCGCGTATGCATCACCAGCTGATGTCGCGGGAGAAGATCATCATTCAGACCCGCGCACGTGGACGTACTCCGTCCCTGGAACGGGAGCGGGAAAGGGAGCGTGAGCGAGAACGAGAAAGGGAGCGTGAACGCCACGATCTCTCCTTGCGGGAGCGAGATCGTCGGGATCGGGAGCGCGAGCGTGCAGAACGTGAGGCAGCCAGGGACAAGGAGCGCGCTGAGGCCTTGGCTCGCTGCCAGGAACGTCAACGGGAGCGGGAACGGTTGGCTCGCGAGAAATTGCGCCGccaggaggaagaggagggTGGCAAGCGCGGTGGTCCCGGTCGAGACTTGGATCTACCGCCGTATGGCAGCCGGGAGCGATCCCTGGACACCGTCGAAAGGGAACGAGAGCGCGAAAGGGGCGGTCGTCATGTGCGCGACAAGCGGGAGCTGGATCCCTATGAGCGTGAGCAAGAGTATCTGGAGGAACGGCATGGCCACGGGCTGATCGACGAGATGCGCAGGTATCGGCGCAGAGACCTCAGTCCTCTACCCGAGCACTATGCGCCCAGGATGCGCGATCCGCGGGAACTGTACTCCGAAGAGGAGCGTGAGAG GGCCTACAAACGCGCCTATCTGGATGCCCGCTATTCGTCGCGGGAACGAGAAGCCTGGCTAGAAGCACGCGAGTTGCGGGAACGGGAGTTGCAAGGACGCGAATACCGCGACCTTGAAACGGAAGACACCCTCTATCCGGATGAGCGAGAACGTCTAATCCGGGACAGGGAGCGGGATCGGGAGCGAGAGCGTGACCGTGAAAGGGAGCGCAATATTGGACCCCGGGGCGACTTCCGACCGGAGTGGGAGCGCGAGTGGGAGGAGGATGGCGCTGGTGGCGGCCCAGGGGGACCTAGTGGAACTCCTGGTCGACCTGGTGGCTTTGTGGGCGGTCCCAAGCGGGGCAAGCCACCAACTCATTCGGGCGGAGGAGGACCTccatcgcagcagcagcaccattCTGCTTCGGAGCCCGACTGGGATGCCGACGAGCGGGAGCGAGAGCGGGAACGAGAACGAGAGCGCGATCGGGAACGTGAACGAGATCGCGAGGATCGGCCGGACACTGGAAGCGGAGGCGCTGGCGGCGAACGGCCGTCTATTAAAAACGAGCCCGCATGGTTGGAGCACGATCAGCGGGAGAAACCACGCGCCTGGCAGCAGCAGTCGTCCAACACTGGAGGTGATTGGCGGGATAACGATGATGCCCCGCCACCACCAgcccatccacatccagctTCGCCGCACCACCATGTGCATCCGAGGGGCGAACGTGGATCCGGCAGAGGATTCCGGCGAGGTGGCCACGGTCATGGCGATCACGGCGATCGGCCCGGCTACCGATCCCATCCGCCACCGCTGATGACGTTGCCGGTGCAACCACCAGGCGGCTATTCCCGCGGATTTCCGCACAAACGGCTGCCTTACGGAGCTGCCCGCGATGGCGGCGCACTGGGAGCCCGGGACGGCGGTCTGCCCGGTTCCTCCACCTTTCTCAAGAAGCACACGCACGCACCGCTGGTCTCACCGACGCAGACACCGCTTCTGAATCCACTCATCAATCCGGCCAAACCGAATGCAGCCGCACAGGCGAGTGCAGTGGCGGCCGCCAcaacagcagtggcagcagcgaAGGCTGCGGCTCAAAGTGCCGCCAATGCCACCACTAATCCCGGAATACTGGCTCAG GTGAGTAAACTGAACACTGTGTGCATTAAGCAGGAAGATGCGTCTGAGGACTCGGCTGGCACACCCGAATTGGGCGCCCAGGATTCGCCGACCCAGAATCTAAACCTGAATCAGTCGCTGACTTCCGAGGGCAATCCAGTTAAGCAGGAGCCAATCCGCACCAGCGCCGTCGAGGGTGAGCTGAGCGAGATTAGCGACAGCGACGACGACATCCTCAATAAAACAGACAAGGTGCGGCCCAAGAGCGAGCTGCCAACGGAGACGGAGCAGGAAATGGACACCAATGCAGAGGAGGTCAAAAGCGAGGGACTCCACGGTGTGGCAGGGCATCCGATTAAGGGCGAGGAGGTGGACGAGGTGCTGGACTTTGAGGAAATATCCGATGGTGAGCTGGAGGAGGATGCGCGGCACAAAG GCATTGGCGATGCTTTGGGCGTAGACTGGCAGGGATTGATAGCAGAGACGCGCCAGCAGGCCACCGAAGCACAGGCGGCGCAGCAGGGCGTGGACCGCGGCACATCCGCCAAGCAGAGATGGCAGCCACATCGCGTGCTCCTCGACATGGGCATATCGTTTGGCATGGCGGGCGAGAGCTACGCACGTCGCGTCATGGAGGAGGCGCGCCAGCAGTTGATCCAGGAGAAGGAGCAGTGCCAGCAGCGCGAGAGGGAGCGCGAACTGGATGGCGACCAGGAGCCGCCGGCTAAGATAGCCTCGCCACTGCTCGACTACCGCGAGTTCCTGGCCAGCCAACAGCAGCTGGAGCCACTGGCATGCGTGCAGATGGGTCTTCGCAGCGCCGCCGTCGAGCGCCAGCGATTGGTGGGCAATGTCTGCGGTCCGGGCAGTCGAGCCCTGAGTGCTCGCCAGGATTTGCGCTTGCGCCGCCAGCTGTGCGGCCTGCCAGCGCGAGAATGCGAGTTCCCGCGTAGTGTTCCCATTGTGGGCGAAGGACTGCGCAACCTGGCCATGCAAATGTTCCAGCGCAGGCTCCTGGATGTCAAATGA
- the LOC120456828 gene encoding succinate dehydrogenase [ubiquinone] iron-sulfur subunit yields the protein MNLLRRQPRLLSKRSTWLLRDYLVANGDVSEPVSNPAASMSSLSISGPALAAAASVSAVSAVSLVSRCTHSSFQGGGQGTGGRARRGSATGGAAAAGGDAARRQYSGGPAAAGSAKPGGASTGKPASGNAPAAPPPPPPPPPPTPAAGKSAPSMKAKKPRMKTFEIYRWKPGDQPQTQTYSVDLEQCGAMVLDALIKIKTELDPTLTFRRSCREGICGSCAMNINGTNTLACVSSIDQNESKCCRIYPLPHLYVVRDLVPDMSQFYDQYRSIQPWLQRKDLKREAGSAQYLQSVDDRLVLDGLYECILCACCQTACPSYWWNSNKYLGPAVLMQAYRWVIDSRDEATEQRLDFLKDPWKLYRCHSIMNCTNTCPKHLNPARAIIQLKQLLVGLKKKGKPQIKTDALFAGKA from the exons ATGAATTTGCTGCGCCGGCAGCCTCGGCTGCTGAGTAAGCGGTCCACGTGGCTGCTGCGGGATTACTTGGTGGCCAACGGAGATGTGTCCGAACCCGTTTCCAATCCTGCGGCGTCTATGTCCTCCCTATCGATATCCGGACCAGCGTTGGCTGCCGCCGCCTCAGTATCCGCAGTATCCGCCGTATCCCTGGTATCCAGGTGCACCCACTCCAGCTTCCAAGGAGGTGGACAAGGAACAG GAGGAAGAGCCCGCAGAGGATCAGCCaccggaggagcagcagcagcaggaggagacGCCGCAAGAAGACAATACTCCGGAGGACCAGCCGCCGCCGGATCCGCCAAGCCCGGAGGAGCGTCCACCGGAAAGCCAGCTTCGGGCAACGCCCCAGCagctcctccgcctccgcctcctccaccgcctccaACACCTGCAGCAGGCAAATCTGCACCCTCCATGAAAGCCAAGAAGCCGCGAATGAAGACCTTCGAGATCTACCGATGGAAGCCCGGGGATCAGCCGCAGACGCAAACCTACTCGGTGGATCTGGAGCAGTGCGGCGCCATGGTGCTGGACGCCCTGATCAAGATCAAGACCGAGTTGGATCCCACGCTGACCTTCAGGCGCTCCTGTCGCGAGGGCATCTGCGGCTCCTGTGCGATGAACATCAATGGAACGAACACCCTGGCCTGCGTGTCGTCCATCGACCAGAATGAGAGCAAGTGCTGCCGCATCTATCCACTGCCCCACTTGTATGTGGTGCGTGATTTGGTGCCGGACATGAGCCAGTTCTACGACCAGTACCGCTCCATCCAGCCGTGGCTGCAGCGCAAGGATCTCAAGCGCGAAGCTGGTTCGGCACAGTATCTGCAGTCGGTGGACGATCGCCTGGTGCTGGACGGCCTGTACGAGTGCATCCTGTGCGCCTGCTGCCAGACCGCCTGTCCATCCTACTGGTGGAACAGCAACAAGTACCTGGGCCCCGCCGTCCTCATGCAGGCCTATCGCTGGGTCATTGATTCCAG GGACGAGGCCACCGAGCAGCGACTGGACTTCCTCAAGGATCCGTGGAAGCTGTACCGCTGCCACTCCATCATGAACTGCACCAACACGTGCCCCAAGCACCTCAATCCTGCTCGAGCCATCATCCAGCTGAAGCAGCTGCTCGTGGGTCTGAAGAAGAAGGGGAAGCCCCAGATCAAGACCGACGCCCTCTTCGCTGGCAAGGCATAG